The Dehalogenimonas sp. THU2 genome includes the window TCGGTGTTTACCTTTCTGATAGATGCTGTGCCGGCCGCCTTCCCTAAGCAGAAACGCTCCGTGATTCTCGATGTGCTTGACGAGATCGCGTCTTTTCATGGCATTGAATCTTTCACCAGATTATATACCCAGCTGTTCGGTCTCCTCAAACTTAACAATCCTTGACAATACCCGCAGTTTGACCTATCGTGTCCTTTACTCTTTAGCATCGCTATGTTTAACAGTTGGGGTGTGGTACATGCGCGACTGGTGGCTCAAGATTCAAAGTGCTAAGAAACACATGGTAGATATTCAGGAAGCCGCCAGAGCTTACGCAAGTAGCCAGCCTTACAGCTTCATCAGAATCAATCTCCCTGATGCTACAAACCAGATCGGATACACCTTCCGTATTATTAAGCAACCTGATCCCATGATTGCCGTTATGCTCGGAGATTTCATACACAACCTGCGAAGTGCCCTTGATTATGTCGCCGTAGCTTGTGCTCCTCGAAAATATCGATATGAAACAGCATTCCCGATCGTTCGGCAAGATATTTTCGCCAAAGACGAAAGTGGCGAATTCGTCGTTAAGGACTCTAAGATTAGGAAAGACTTTGAATCTAAAATCCAATGGATCAATACGGAAGCTAAAGCACTGATCTTAAGGTTACAACCTTACCAGTTCGGAAACCTTGCTCCCCGCATAGTTTTAGGAATTATCAGCCGCCTCGAAAATGCTGATAAGCACCGTGAACTTATTACCATTGGTTGTGGGGGAAGAGATTTTATCGCGAGCTTTATCATTCCCGATCTCCCTGAACCCATTCCTTATCATCAATCTCTTGCAGTCGGTTCTGATTTTCTTAAACACGATACGCCGATCGTTTTTAATCTCCCATCTAATGTAATCGGAACTAACGGCACACCTCTTTTACTATCCGAAGTGGACATGCATTTCGCCGGCACCGCAAAGATACTGGTCAAGGTGAGTGGCATAGAGGAGAATCAGATGCTTCTTGATAGCATCCTGAACACCGCCTTTTTCGACGTCTCCGACACTGTCAAGTTGTTAGAACAGTATGTCTTAAAGGGTAGTTAGGACGATCATACCCCTCTCAATCAACTGAGTAAGTATTCACTCTTACATGTATGCTTGCTCTTCATGACGGCTTAGTGGCCAACGAATACGTGTATTTCATTACGCCTTACCACAACCCAGCTCGTTGGAGATCCGGTTATCCCGATGGTTACCTCGTACTCGGCTGTTTCCCCGTCTTCATTCATCGTAAAAAGATAAGAACCAGATGCCATTGGATTCAGCCGAGTAGGCACCAGTTGACCGTCATAGATGACACGCCCATCAGCATCTATCTGAATCGTATGGCCGTTGTAGTGCGTTGTTTTCATGTCGTCCTTTTGATGTTAGTGCATTATAGCGTAAAATGTGCGTTATGCGAACTTTTTAGGCCGTAATTTGCCTTAATATTTCCCCATGAATTCACGAAATATCATCGGGGAGCGCCTGCGTCAGGCGCGAAATAATTCCAAGCCTAGAGTGACTCAGGAAGAACTGGCGGCCCGGCTTCAGGTCATGGATATCCATATCGACCGGGCGAAGGTCGCCAAGATCGAAAGCGGCATCCGGCCGGTGTATGACTATGAACTCGCAGCGATAGCCAAAGCGCTCAAAATAGACGTCCGATGGCTTATCGAAGGCAAGTAATGGCTGGTATTCCAGACACAAAGTACACTTTCCGGTCACTTGGCCTTTTCAAACATCGCCGCCTGCCAGTTTAGCCACTTTTTATCCTGGGCTTCAGCGTACTTCTCAACCGCCTTTTCCGCCCATCTTTTTTGTCGTAAAGCCAAAGCATTGCTGCTTAACTGGCGAGCACCCGCCAGAGGATTCAACTCCTCCGGCGGGTTATGGATCTCGTAATCAGCCCTCAGAAGAGCCGCCATAGCCAACATGGCGAAATAATTATTCCACATTGACGATCTTGCCCTTGATGCCGAACATGGTAGAAAAGCCCCAGGCCAGTTGATCACAGAG containing:
- a CDS encoding type II toxin-antitoxin system HicA family toxin, translating into MKRRDLVKHIENHGAFLLREGGRHSIYQKGKHRSAIPRHNEIDDELAKKICRDLYIPFLR
- a CDS encoding helix-turn-helix transcriptional regulator produces the protein MNSRNIIGERLRQARNNSKPRVTQEELAARLQVMDIHIDRAKVAKIESGIRPVYDYELAAIAKALKIDVRWLIEGK